From Kineosporia succinea, the proteins below share one genomic window:
- a CDS encoding SRPBCC family protein: protein MDTTVTEAVRHHTFTVSRDFDAPPEAVFAAFSDDERRRRWFRMPGRDAELQLDFRVGGTERARATFTMLDGRTERLENHSRWIEIRPGRRLVHAYETYVNGARIWASLATIELWPSGTGTRLDWTEQAAFLDPDSGETVVAAEFPHLRGATQLRLNGLAQALG from the coding sequence GTGGACACCACCGTGACCGAAGCAGTCAGGCACCACACCTTCACCGTCTCCCGCGACTTCGACGCCCCGCCGGAGGCGGTCTTCGCGGCCTTCTCCGACGACGAGCGCCGCCGCCGCTGGTTCCGGATGCCCGGCCGTGACGCCGAGCTGCAGCTCGACTTCCGGGTCGGCGGCACCGAACGGGCCCGGGCCACGTTCACGATGCTCGACGGCCGGACCGAACGCCTCGAGAACCACTCCCGCTGGATCGAGATCCGCCCCGGGCGGCGGCTCGTGCACGCCTACGAGACCTACGTCAACGGCGCGCGGATCTGGGCGTCCCTGGCCACGATCGAGCTGTGGCCCAGCGGAACCGGCACCCGGCTGGACTGGACCGAGCAGGCCGCGTTCCTCGACCCCGACTCCGGCGAGACCGTGGTCGCGGCCGAGTTCCCGCACCTGCGCGGCGCCACCCAGCTGCGGCTCAACGGGCTGGCCCAGGCGCTGGGCTGA
- a CDS encoding DUF4236 domain-containing protein: MPFTFRKRINLLPFLRLNVSKSGTSKTWHIGRWSWNSRNKRHSVDLPGPVNYQSKARGRR; encoded by the coding sequence ATGCCTTTCACGTTCCGCAAGAGGATCAACCTGCTCCCGTTCCTGCGCCTGAACGTCTCCAAGTCCGGCACCAGCAAGACCTGGCACATCGGTCGCTGGTCGTGGAACTCGCGCAACAAGCGCCACTCCGTGGACCTGCCGGGTCCCGTGAACTACCAGAGCAAGGCTCGCGGCCGGCGCTGA